ATTAAATGGAAAGTATCAATAAGATAATGTCATCTTTTAAAGAAAGCATATTAAGTAAGGATAAAAGTAAAAACAAGTTGATTGAAAACTCGCTGATCGTACTGATTATTGGAGCAATAATTCTTATAGCAGCCAGTTCCTTTTATAAGGATAAAGTAGATATGACCAAAAATAATCAAAACAATTTTGATAATAGTGTTGAGGTAGTATCAAGAAATAATCTGGCGGATTATGATTCAGATATGGAGAAAAAGCTTGCTTCAATTCTCTCTAAAATAGATGGTGTTGGAAAAGTTGACGTAATGATTACATATATAAGTGGAAATGAAATAGTACCCGCTTATGAAGTAAAAGAAAGTGAAAACAGCAGCATAGAAAAGGATAGCGAAGGTGGTACAAGGGAGGTTACCCAATATGACCGTGAGACTAAAGTAGTGTATGAAGATAACAATAATGGAGATAAAAAGCCTGTCATCTTAAAAAATATTTATCCCGAAATCAAGGGAGTGGTAGTTGTAGCTGAGGGAGCAGATAAACCAGGTATAAAGGGTAAATTAATAAAGGCTGTTGAAGTATTGACAGGTGTGCCTGTTCACAGGATTCAAATCTTGGAGAGAGCTAAATAACAATTATATTAATGCTTAAGTTTTGAATAAAATTATTGAATAAATATTTTTGAACAAACTGATATAAATTTAAAGGACAATGAATATATATGAATGTAGAAAGCATGCTTGCTCTATTAATTTGTTAACGCAAAAGGAGGGCATTATTTATGATGGTTTATAAAAGAAAACAAATTATAGTTCTTTCTTTGGTACTAATGATAATTGTTGCAGGTTATCTACAATATTCTTACAGGAAGAGCAGTACGTCCACTGCCGGAAATGAAGGAGGCA
This region of Clostridiaceae bacterium genomic DNA includes:
- a CDS encoding stage III sporulation protein AG → MSSFKESILSKDKSKNKLIENSLIVLIIGAIILIAASSFYKDKVDMTKNNQNNFDNSVEVVSRNNLADYDSDMEKKLASILSKIDGVGKVDVMITYISGNEIVPAYEVKESENSSIEKDSEGGTREVTQYDRETKVVYEDNNNGDKKPVILKNIYPEIKGVVVVAEGADKPGIKGKLIKAVEVLTGVPVHRIQILERAK